CCGAGCAGTGCAGCATTGGCGTCGTTATCAGCAGTTGAAGGCAGGCCAAATTCCGCTGTTGCCCACTGTGTCAGTGGCATTCCCTGCCAGCCAGGTAAATTGTTCGTTGCGTGGATCACTTCACCCGTTTCCACATTCACCCTTCCTGCCGAGGCAATACCCAGGGCCTTCACTTCTTCACAGCTAGACAACAGTTCACTTACTAACCCGTGCAGCTGGCCAAGTATAGCCTTCCGGCCCAACCGGGCCTCCGTTGCACATGTAGCCTCCACCAGAACGACTCCGGCTTCATTGACTACAAGCCCTTTAATGCCTGTGCCACCTACATCTACGCCAATGACCTGTGGCATTTGCTTTCCCCCTATTCACACAAACCCTTCAATAAATACGGTCGATAACGGCCCTGGCCGTTAATTCCTTCATCTTTTTAGTCTCTTCGCCATGCTCGCGCTCCAGTCCCTGGCAGAGCAAGTCGATAATAAACAGCTGAGAGATTTTAGCTCCTACAGAACCGCCTTCAAGGGGAGACTCCTTCCCCGCGGTCAAGAGCAAGATATCCGCAATAGAAGCAATGGGGGATTTGGCATAGTTCGTCATGGCAATCACCTTAGCCCCGTTTTGTTTGGCCTTCATCAGCATATCGTTGGTATCCAGCGTACTGCCGGACACACTGATGCCAAAAGCCACGTCACCTTCTCCCATCGTTACCGCCATCATGGACTGAATATGGCTGTCGGAATTCGCTTCCGCATGTCGGCCGATGCGCAGAAAACGGTTCTTGGCATCCATAGCGGTAATGCCTGACGAGCCCACGCCGAAGAATTGC
This window of the Paenibacillus marchantiae genome carries:
- a CDS encoding MurR/RpiR family transcriptional regulator, which translates into the protein MEMNDRINTYYPSMTKSEQKVARCVRDNPDNIIYFSVTELADFAGTGETTVMRFCRKIGFKGYQDFKLMLAQGLPKRQNQPDGEQGEDDYADHLYASMVGVLQSSLGMLDRNQLEQAVKCLDSARHVQFFGVGSSGITAMDAKNRFLRIGRHAEANSDSHIQSMMAVTMGEGDVAFGISVSGSTLDTNDMLMKAKQNGAKVIAMTNYAKSPIASIADILLLTAGKESPLEGGSVGAKISQLFIIDLLCQGLEREHGEETKKMKELTARAVIDRIY